The Micromonospora sp. NBC_01740 genome includes a window with the following:
- a CDS encoding phosphotransferase produces the protein MTELPGVTDATTPPADRATTPRADRATTPPVDWADPHWRDAALGWVGDQLGRLGRRIVGPVEPRVRPWSLVWRVPTDAGDVWFKANNPGTRYEAALLAALARLAPGRVLDPVAVDAERGWSLLPDGGRTLRDALGGDRSLLSRWERVLPEYADLQRVVAPGAGELLALGVPDHRPEMLPELFEALLDDEESLLLGAADGLTAEAYGRLRAHRPAFAEDCRRLAASGLTPTVQHDDLHDGNVFVAGDGHRFFDWGDASVAHPFGTLLVTLNSVADAFGLPEGDPALTRLRDAYLEPWSDGHDRPTLREAARLAVRVTRVSRALSWRRALRSADPTRAEYAAAVPGWLQELFAPDPV, from the coding sequence GTGACTGAGTTGCCCGGCGTGACTGACGCCACCACGCCGCCCGCCGACCGGGCGACCACGCCACGCGCCGACCGGGCGACCACACCACCTGTCGACTGGGCGGACCCGCACTGGCGGGATGCCGCGCTCGGCTGGGTCGGCGACCAGCTCGGCCGGCTCGGGCGGCGGATCGTCGGGCCGGTCGAGCCGCGGGTCCGACCCTGGTCGCTGGTCTGGCGGGTGCCGACCGACGCCGGCGACGTCTGGTTCAAGGCGAACAACCCCGGCACCCGGTACGAGGCGGCGCTGCTGGCCGCGTTGGCCCGGCTCGCCCCCGGCCGGGTGCTCGACCCGGTCGCCGTGGACGCCGAGCGCGGCTGGTCCCTGCTGCCCGACGGCGGCCGGACGTTGCGCGACGCGCTGGGTGGCGACCGGAGCCTGCTGAGCCGCTGGGAACGGGTCCTGCCCGAGTACGCCGACCTTCAGCGCGTGGTTGCGCCCGGGGCCGGCGAACTGCTCGCCCTCGGCGTGCCCGACCACCGGCCGGAGATGCTGCCGGAACTGTTCGAGGCGTTGCTGGACGACGAGGAGTCGCTGCTGCTCGGGGCGGCGGACGGGCTCACCGCCGAGGCGTACGGGCGGCTGCGCGCCCACCGGCCCGCCTTCGCCGAGGACTGCCGGCGGCTGGCCGCGTCGGGCCTCACGCCGACCGTCCAGCACGACGACCTGCACGACGGCAACGTGTTCGTGGCCGGCGACGGGCACCGCTTCTTCGACTGGGGCGACGCCTCCGTGGCCCATCCGTTCGGCACCCTGCTGGTGACGCTCAACTCGGTCGCGGACGCGTTCGGGCTGCCCGAGGGCGACCCGGCGCTGACGCGGCTGCGCGACGCCTACCTGGAGCCGTGGTCGGACGGGCACGACCGGCCGACGCTGCGCGAGGCGGCCCGCCTGGCCGTCCGCGTCACCCGGGTCAGCCGGGCGCTCTCCTGGCGCCGCGCCCTCCGCAGCGCCGACCCGACCCGCGCGGAGTACGCGGCCGCGGTGCCCGGCTGGTTGCAGGAACTGTTCGCGCCGGATCCGGTCTGA
- a CDS encoding thiolase family protein encodes MSDAVIVGAVRTPVGRRKGSLAAVHPVDLSAHVLRALAERTGIDPAQVDDVVWGCVSQVGDQSWNVARNGVLAAGWPESVPGTTLDRQCGSSQQALHFAAATVLSGQADLVVAGGVESMTRVAMGSSVAGGSPFSDQLRDRYRGVEGFADDAPLPFNQGVGAELIAERWRFSRAQLDEFALASHEKAAAAQDAGAFDAEIAPVALADGGKFAADEGIRRDTSLEKLGELATPFRPDGVVTAGSASQISDGAAALAVTTSEWASRHGLRPLARVHTAVVAADDPVTMLTAPIPATAKALRRAGLGIEEIGVYEVNEAFAPVPLAWLAETEADPERLNPRGGAIALGHPLGGSGARIMTTMLAHMRDNDIRYGLQTMCEGGGMANATIVELL; translated from the coding sequence ATGAGTGACGCAGTCATCGTCGGCGCGGTACGCACCCCGGTGGGGCGGCGCAAGGGCAGCCTGGCCGCCGTGCACCCGGTCGACCTCTCGGCGCACGTGCTGCGTGCCCTCGCCGAGCGCACCGGCATCGACCCGGCGCAGGTCGACGACGTGGTCTGGGGCTGTGTCTCCCAGGTCGGCGACCAGTCGTGGAACGTCGCCCGCAACGGCGTGCTCGCCGCCGGCTGGCCCGAGTCGGTGCCCGGCACCACGCTCGACCGGCAGTGCGGCTCCAGCCAGCAGGCCCTGCACTTCGCCGCCGCCACCGTCCTCTCCGGCCAGGCCGACCTGGTCGTCGCCGGTGGCGTCGAGTCGATGACCCGGGTCGCGATGGGCTCCAGCGTGGCCGGCGGGTCGCCCTTCAGCGACCAGCTGCGCGACCGCTACCGCGGCGTCGAGGGCTTCGCCGACGACGCGCCGCTGCCGTTCAACCAGGGCGTCGGGGCGGAGCTGATCGCCGAGCGCTGGCGCTTCTCCCGCGCGCAGCTCGACGAGTTCGCCCTCGCCAGCCACGAGAAGGCCGCCGCCGCGCAGGATGCCGGCGCCTTCGACGCCGAGATCGCCCCGGTCGCCCTGGCGGACGGCGGCAAGTTCGCCGCCGACGAGGGCATCCGGCGGGACACCTCGCTGGAGAAGCTCGGCGAGCTGGCCACCCCGTTCCGCCCCGACGGCGTCGTCACCGCCGGCTCCGCGTCGCAGATCTCCGACGGCGCGGCGGCGCTCGCCGTCACCACCAGCGAGTGGGCCAGCCGGCACGGCCTGCGCCCGCTGGCCCGCGTGCACACCGCCGTCGTCGCCGCCGACGACCCCGTCACCATGCTCACCGCGCCCATCCCGGCCACCGCGAAGGCGCTGCGCCGCGCCGGGCTGGGCATCGAGGAGATCGGGGTGTACGAGGTGAACGAGGCGTTCGCGCCGGTGCCGCTGGCCTGGCTGGCGGAGACCGAGGCGGACCCGGAGCGGCTCAACCCGCGCGGCGGCGCGATCGCCCTCGGCCACCCGCTCGGCGGATCCGGCGCCCGGATCATGACCACCATGCTCGCCCACATGCGGGACAACGACATCCGCTACGGCCTCCAGACGATGTGCGAGGGCGGCGGCATGGCCAACGCGACCATCGTCGAGCTGCTGTAG
- a CDS encoding PH domain-containing protein: MAAHPAPTRQWRVPPTLPALKLTGAVALLALALLLDGSDPIRLALAVLTAAALAGWAARDLVAPVRLAVDPDGITVVRGFAGHRRLPWSAVEKVTVDRRARRGLTSELLEIDAGESLHLFGRHDLGADPAEVAEALREARPH, encoded by the coding sequence ATGGCTGCACACCCGGCCCCGACCCGGCAGTGGCGGGTGCCGCCCACCCTGCCGGCGCTCAAGCTGACCGGCGCGGTCGCGCTGCTCGCGCTGGCCCTGCTCCTCGACGGGAGCGACCCGATCCGGCTGGCGCTGGCCGTGCTCACGGCCGCCGCGCTTGCCGGCTGGGCCGCGCGCGACCTGGTCGCGCCCGTCCGGCTCGCGGTCGACCCGGACGGGATCACGGTCGTCCGGGGCTTCGCGGGACACCGACGGCTGCCCTGGTCGGCCGTCGAGAAGGTGACCGTGGACCGCCGCGCACGGCGGGGCCTGACCAGCGAGCTGTTGGAGATCGACGCGGGGGAGTCGCTGCACCTCTTCGGCCGCCACGACCTCGGCGCGGACCCCGCCGAGGTGGCCGAGGCCCTGCGCGAGGCCCGCCCGCACTGA
- a CDS encoding rhomboid family intramembrane serine protease — MSESPPTTPVCYRHPDRETYVRCTRCDRPICPDCMREASVGFQCPECVAEGRRSVRPARTAFGGGAAGRHGYVTKALIALNVLMMLLSIASDRGGDAAVGGSGFGGLMGGSTPLTDWGSVLGGALFPDGTVGGIAEGEWYRLVTAMFLHYGVVHLLLNMWALWVLGRSLEASLGPLRFLTLYLVAGLGGNVAAYLFSAENQLTAGASTSIFGLFAALVVIERKMGRDISQVLPVLVINLVFTFTVPGISIPGHLGGLVVGALLALVFAYAPRSRRTLVQFAGGALIVVALIGLAMVRTAAIVGG; from the coding sequence GTGAGCGAGTCACCACCCACCACCCCGGTCTGCTACCGGCACCCCGACCGGGAGACCTACGTCCGCTGCACCCGCTGCGACCGGCCGATCTGCCCGGACTGCATGCGGGAGGCGTCGGTCGGGTTCCAGTGCCCGGAGTGCGTGGCGGAGGGACGTCGTAGCGTGCGGCCGGCGCGTACCGCCTTCGGTGGCGGTGCCGCCGGCCGCCACGGCTACGTCACCAAGGCGCTGATCGCGCTCAACGTGCTGATGATGCTGCTCTCCATCGCCTCCGACCGGGGCGGGGACGCGGCGGTCGGCGGCTCCGGCTTCGGCGGTCTGATGGGCGGCAGCACGCCGCTGACCGACTGGGGCTCGGTGCTCGGCGGCGCGCTCTTCCCGGACGGCACTGTCGGCGGCATCGCCGAGGGCGAGTGGTACCGCCTGGTCACCGCGATGTTCCTGCACTACGGCGTGGTCCACCTGCTGCTGAACATGTGGGCACTGTGGGTGCTCGGCCGGTCGCTGGAGGCCAGCCTCGGGCCGCTGCGGTTCCTGACGCTCTACCTGGTCGCCGGGCTGGGCGGGAACGTCGCCGCCTACCTGTTCAGCGCCGAGAACCAACTCACCGCCGGCGCCTCCACGTCGATCTTCGGCCTGTTCGCCGCGCTGGTGGTCATCGAACGGAAGATGGGGCGGGACATCTCCCAGGTGCTCCCCGTCCTGGTGATCAACCTGGTCTTCACGTTCACCGTGCCGGGCATCTCGATTCCCGGGCACCTGGGCGGCCTGGTGGTCGGCGCGCTGCTGGCGCTCGTGTTCGCGTACGCCCCACGGTCGCGCCGGACGCTGGTGCAGTTCGCGGGCGGCGCGTTGATCGTGGTGGCGTTGATCGGCCTGGCCATGGTCCGTACCGCGGCCATCGTCGGCGGCTGA
- a CDS encoding peptidylprolyl isomerase yields MAEAVYATLHTNAGPIRLELFQNHAPKTVKNFVELAEGNREYIDPRTGQPGNGPYYDGTISHRVISGFMIQMGDPTGTGRGGPGYKFGDEFHPELRFDQPYLLAMANAGPGTNGSQFFITVSPTPHLNNRHTIFGKVADEQSVKVVDAIANTPTGPNDRPLQDVVIERVEIERTAA; encoded by the coding sequence GTGGCCGAGGCTGTCTACGCCACCTTGCACACCAACGCTGGCCCGATCCGGCTGGAGCTCTTCCAGAACCACGCCCCGAAGACCGTGAAGAACTTCGTCGAGCTGGCGGAGGGCAACCGCGAATACATCGACCCGCGTACGGGTCAGCCGGGCAACGGGCCGTACTACGACGGCACGATCTCGCACCGGGTGATCAGCGGCTTCATGATCCAGATGGGCGACCCGACCGGCACCGGGCGCGGTGGCCCGGGCTACAAGTTCGGTGACGAGTTTCACCCGGAGCTGCGCTTCGACCAGCCGTACCTGCTGGCGATGGCGAACGCCGGGCCGGGCACCAACGGCTCGCAGTTCTTCATCACCGTGTCGCCGACGCCGCACCTGAACAACCGGCACACCATCTTCGGGAAGGTGGCCGACGAGCAGTCCGTGAAGGTCGTCGACGCGATCGCCAACACCCCGACCGGTCCGAACGACCGGCCGCTGCAGGACGTCGTCATCGAGCGGGTCGAGATCGAGCGGACCGCTGCCTGA
- the corA gene encoding magnesium/cobalt transporter CorA, whose product MTRRLNSDTPQQASPPTGPQRSAVVDCALYVDGRRQPGDWRYAEALAAARREEHGFVWLGLHEPELAEMTAIAATYGLHELAVEDAVKAQQRPKLEQFGEVSFLVLRTARYCEHAELTEHSEVVETGQVMLFIGPNFLISVRHGDACRLAPVRADLETKQDLLLQGPWAVAYAVTDRVVDIYLEVADRLEDDLDTLEADVFDRQSTGRIQRIYQMKRELVEFKRAVMPLQRPLMTLTAQMNRDVPKEIRRYFRDVQDHLSRTVEQVNSYDDLLNSILQARLAQVTVDQNNDMRKIAAWAAIAAVWTAIAGIYGMNFEVMPELRMTYGYPVVLALMLAISLALYRWFRRNGWL is encoded by the coding sequence ATGACCCGCCGGCTCAACTCCGACACCCCCCAGCAGGCGTCCCCGCCGACCGGCCCGCAGCGCAGCGCGGTGGTCGACTGCGCCCTCTACGTGGACGGCCGCCGGCAGCCCGGCGACTGGCGGTACGCCGAGGCGCTCGCCGCGGCCCGCCGCGAGGAGCACGGCTTCGTCTGGCTCGGTCTGCACGAGCCGGAGCTGGCCGAGATGACCGCCATCGCCGCCACGTACGGGCTGCACGAACTGGCCGTCGAGGACGCGGTGAAGGCGCAGCAGCGCCCCAAGCTGGAGCAGTTCGGCGAGGTCAGCTTCCTGGTGCTGCGGACCGCCCGGTACTGCGAGCACGCCGAGCTGACCGAGCACTCCGAGGTCGTCGAGACCGGCCAGGTGATGCTCTTCATCGGCCCGAACTTCCTGATCAGCGTGCGGCACGGGGACGCCTGCCGGCTGGCCCCCGTCCGCGCCGACCTGGAGACGAAGCAGGACCTGCTGCTCCAGGGGCCCTGGGCGGTGGCGTACGCGGTCACCGACCGGGTGGTGGACATCTACCTGGAGGTCGCCGACCGGCTGGAGGACGACCTCGACACGCTGGAGGCCGACGTGTTCGACCGCCAGTCCACCGGCCGGATCCAGCGGATCTACCAGATGAAGCGGGAACTGGTGGAGTTCAAGCGGGCGGTCATGCCGTTGCAACGCCCGCTGATGACGCTCACCGCGCAGATGAACCGCGACGTGCCGAAGGAGATCCGCCGCTACTTCCGCGACGTGCAGGACCACCTGAGCCGCACCGTCGAGCAGGTCAACTCCTACGACGACCTGCTCAACTCGATCCTCCAGGCGCGGCTGGCCCAGGTCACGGTCGACCAGAACAACGACATGCGCAAGATCGCGGCGTGGGCCGCCATCGCGGCCGTGTGGACCGCCATCGCCGGCATCTACGGGATGAACTTCGAGGTCATGCCCGAGCTGCGGATGACGTACGGCTATCCGGTCGTGCTCGCCCTGATGCTCGCGATCTCGCTGGCCCTCTACCGCTGGTTCCGCCGCAACGGCTGGCTCTGA
- a CDS encoding aminotransferase-like domain-containing protein, whose protein sequence is MTAEQLISFARGAPSLDIVDVEGLKAAAVRAFDADPAGVTAYGTSVGYLPLRKWIAEKHGVSADQVLITNGSLQADAFLFDHLVRPGDAVVVERPTYDRTLLNLQRMGSELHGVSIQPDGLDTAELRKLLESGVRPRLAHVIPNYQNPAGVTLSLEKRRELLDLAAEYEFTIFEDDPYADIRFRGEALPSMLSLDTRNVVVHASSFTKTVCPGVRVGYLVGPADLIGDIAKKATSLYISPGMVSEAIVHQFCVSGDIERSIETVRAALGERARVLAESLRRHIPEARFVEPDGGYFLWVELPEDVEVDRLAPAAAERGVAVVKGSDFVVDGGRHALRLAYSAVTADRIDEGVRRLAEAMAAVRS, encoded by the coding sequence ATGACCGCCGAGCAGCTGATCTCCTTCGCCCGTGGCGCTCCCTCGCTGGACATCGTCGATGTCGAGGGGCTCAAGGCCGCCGCCGTCCGCGCGTTCGACGCCGACCCCGCCGGGGTGACCGCGTACGGCACCTCCGTCGGCTACCTCCCGCTGCGGAAGTGGATCGCCGAGAAGCACGGGGTCTCCGCCGACCAGGTGCTGATCACCAACGGGTCGTTGCAGGCGGACGCGTTCCTCTTCGACCACCTGGTCCGCCCCGGCGACGCGGTGGTGGTGGAGCGTCCGACGTACGACCGTACGCTGCTCAACCTCCAGCGGATGGGCAGCGAGCTGCACGGCGTCTCCATCCAGCCGGACGGGCTCGACACCGCCGAGCTGCGCAAGCTGCTGGAGTCCGGGGTGCGTCCCCGGCTGGCGCACGTCATCCCGAACTACCAGAACCCGGCCGGCGTGACGCTGAGCCTGGAGAAGCGCCGGGAGCTGCTCGACCTCGCTGCCGAGTACGAGTTCACGATCTTCGAGGACGACCCGTACGCCGACATCCGGTTCCGGGGCGAGGCGCTGCCGTCGATGCTCTCGCTGGACACCCGCAACGTGGTGGTGCATGCCTCCAGCTTCACCAAGACGGTCTGCCCGGGGGTACGGGTCGGCTACCTGGTGGGTCCGGCGGACCTGATCGGCGACATCGCGAAGAAGGCGACCAGCCTCTACATCTCGCCGGGCATGGTCTCCGAGGCGATCGTGCACCAGTTCTGCGTCTCCGGCGACATCGAGCGCTCCATCGAGACCGTGCGCGCCGCGCTCGGCGAGCGGGCCCGGGTGCTGGCCGAGTCCCTGCGCCGGCACATCCCGGAGGCCCGGTTCGTGGAGCCGGACGGCGGCTACTTCCTCTGGGTCGAGCTGCCCGAGGACGTCGAGGTCGACAGGCTCGCGCCGGCCGCCGCCGAGCGCGGGGTCGCCGTGGTCAAGGGCAGTGACTTCGTCGTCGACGGCGGGCGGCACGCCCTGCGGCTGGCGTACTCGGCGGTGACCGCCGACCGCATCGACGAGGGCGTGCGGCGCCTGGCGGAGGCCATGGCGGCCGTACGGAGCTGA
- a CDS encoding ester cyclase — protein MRGADRLVEQQYAMLLRRDVARLPDLYAADAFYSMPGVTVRPIELPALLRTWTGAFPDLFVDPLGSVQTAGGAAVEQRLTGTHTGVLHTPFGTVAPTGRLVSWDVVDVVRVRRGRIAAWRSYFDWGQLIAALGLHVDGLSREAQHDPLGLPV, from the coding sequence ATGCGTGGCGCGGATCGGCTGGTCGAGCAGCAGTACGCGATGCTCCTGCGGCGGGACGTGGCCCGGCTGCCGGACCTCTACGCGGCCGACGCCTTCTACTCGATGCCCGGTGTCACGGTGCGTCCGATCGAGTTGCCCGCCCTGCTGCGCACCTGGACCGGGGCTTTCCCGGACCTGTTCGTCGACCCGCTCGGGTCGGTGCAGACGGCCGGCGGCGCTGCCGTCGAGCAGCGGCTGACCGGCACCCACACGGGGGTGCTGCACACCCCGTTCGGCACCGTCGCGCCGACCGGCCGGCTGGTGAGCTGGGACGTGGTCGACGTCGTCCGGGTCCGGCGCGGACGGATCGCGGCCTGGCGGTCCTACTTCGACTGGGGGCAGCTCATCGCGGCGCTCGGCCTGCACGTTGACGGGCTCTCCCGGGAAGCGCAGCACGACCCGCTCGGCCTTCCGGTCTGA
- a CDS encoding NUDIX domain-containing protein, which produces MSTEPLRCAGALIVDDDGRLFVQRRSPHRRIFPNCWDIVGGHLEPGEDWMDALRREVTEETGWTVSHVLGHVGEYRYVADDGLARVERDWLVRVDGDLARPTLEAGKHTEFRWLAADELDLLDEHRDVNDGLIRRIAAEGFAALRSIGL; this is translated from the coding sequence GTGTCCACCGAGCCTCTACGCTGCGCCGGCGCGCTGATCGTCGACGACGACGGTCGACTCTTCGTCCAGCGACGGTCTCCCCACCGGCGCATCTTTCCCAACTGCTGGGACATCGTCGGCGGCCATCTGGAACCGGGCGAGGACTGGATGGACGCGCTGCGCCGGGAGGTGACCGAGGAGACCGGCTGGACGGTGTCGCACGTGCTCGGCCACGTCGGGGAGTACCGCTACGTCGCCGACGACGGCCTGGCCCGCGTCGAGCGCGACTGGCTGGTCCGGGTCGACGGCGACCTGGCCCGGCCGACGCTGGAGGCGGGCAAGCACACCGAGTTCCGGTGGCTCGCCGCCGACGAGCTGGACCTGCTCGACGAGCACCGCGACGTCAACGACGGCCTCATCCGCCGGATCGCGGCCGAAGGCTTCGCCGCCCTGCGTTCGATCGGTCTGTGA
- a CDS encoding phosphocholine cytidylyltransferase family protein translates to MIGMVLAAGAGRRLRPYTDTLPKALVPVDGDTTILDIALRNLAEVGLTDIVIVVGYAADAVVSRQADLEKRYGVTLTLVHNDKAEEWNNAYSLWLAREHFARGVLLVNGDTVHPVSVEKTLLAERGPGILLAVDTIKPLAEEEMKTTFDAAGQLTRITKIMDPGEAYGEYIGATLIEPQVADALADALEATWRRDPNLYYEDGYQEFADRGGEVRAAPIGDVSWVEVDNHADLARAREIACHY, encoded by the coding sequence ATGATCGGGATGGTGCTCGCAGCCGGGGCGGGGCGCCGGCTGCGCCCGTACACCGACACCCTGCCCAAGGCGTTGGTGCCGGTGGACGGCGACACCACCATCCTGGACATCGCGCTGCGCAACCTGGCCGAGGTGGGGCTCACCGACATCGTGATCGTGGTCGGCTACGCCGCCGACGCGGTCGTCTCCCGCCAGGCCGACCTGGAGAAGCGGTACGGCGTCACGCTCACCCTCGTGCACAACGACAAGGCCGAGGAGTGGAACAACGCGTACTCCCTCTGGCTGGCCCGGGAGCACTTCGCCCGGGGAGTGCTGCTGGTCAACGGCGACACCGTGCACCCGGTGAGCGTGGAGAAGACCCTGCTGGCCGAGCGCGGCCCGGGCATCCTGCTCGCCGTCGACACCATCAAGCCGCTGGCCGAGGAGGAGATGAAGACCACCTTCGACGCCGCCGGCCAGCTCACCCGGATTACCAAGATCATGGACCCGGGCGAGGCGTACGGGGAGTACATCGGCGCGACGCTGATCGAGCCGCAGGTGGCCGACGCCCTCGCCGACGCGCTGGAGGCGACGTGGCGACGTGACCCGAACCTCTACTACGAGGACGGCTACCAGGAGTTCGCCGACCGGGGTGGCGAGGTGCGGGCGGCGCCGATCGGCGACGTCTCCTGGGTCGAGGTCGACAACCACGCCGACCTGGCCCGGGCGCGGGAGATCGCGTGCCACTACTAG
- a CDS encoding iron-containing alcohol dehydrogenase family protein — MPLLARTVNTPLVIEVRRGAVADLGPLLADRRISAGGDVAVVVGPGQGERIVELCRPSLGAADVFTVAGGTIDAANDLGDRLRRRHYDAVVGIGGGKTIDTAKYAATRYGIPMVTVATSLANDGIASPTASLDHEGGKGSYGVHIPIAVIVDLDFVENGPDRQTQAGIGDAVSNLNACADWELAHEVRGEPIDGLAVTLARTGAEALLNHPGKITDDAFLTTLAEALIMGGIASSVCGSTRPASGGDHEISHAIDRLHPGTAAHGEQVGLGALFCTFLRGDTDRFGRLAHCLHRHGLATTPGDLGLTDEQFVDAVQFAPRTRPDRYTILEHLAMSPTETRERLADYAGAIRDHLG, encoded by the coding sequence GTGCCACTACTAGCCCGTACGGTCAACACCCCGCTGGTGATCGAGGTCCGGCGGGGTGCGGTGGCCGACCTCGGGCCGCTGCTGGCCGACCGGCGGATCTCGGCCGGCGGGGACGTGGCCGTCGTGGTCGGCCCCGGGCAGGGTGAACGGATCGTCGAGCTGTGCCGGCCGTCGCTCGGCGCGGCCGACGTCTTCACCGTCGCCGGCGGCACCATCGACGCGGCGAACGACCTCGGTGACCGGCTGCGCCGCCGCCACTACGACGCCGTGGTGGGCATCGGCGGCGGCAAGACCATCGACACCGCCAAGTACGCCGCCACCCGCTACGGGATCCCGATGGTGACGGTGGCGACGAGCCTGGCGAACGACGGCATCGCCTCCCCCACCGCCTCGCTCGACCACGAGGGCGGCAAGGGCTCCTACGGGGTGCACATCCCGATCGCGGTCATCGTCGACCTCGACTTCGTGGAGAACGGCCCGGACCGGCAGACCCAGGCCGGCATCGGCGACGCGGTGAGCAACCTGAACGCCTGCGCCGACTGGGAGCTGGCCCACGAGGTACGCGGCGAGCCCATCGACGGGCTCGCGGTGACTTTGGCCAGGACGGGCGCCGAGGCGCTGCTCAACCATCCCGGCAAGATCACCGACGACGCCTTCCTCACCACGCTGGCCGAGGCGCTGATCATGGGCGGCATCGCCAGCTCGGTGTGCGGGTCGACGCGCCCCGCCAGCGGCGGCGACCACGAGATCTCCCACGCGATCGACCGGCTGCACCCCGGCACCGCCGCCCACGGCGAGCAGGTGGGGCTCGGCGCCCTCTTCTGCACGTTCCTGCGCGGCGACACCGACCGGTTCGGCCGGCTCGCCCACTGCCTGCACCGGCACGGCCTCGCCACCACGCCTGGCGACCTGGGCCTGACCGACGAGCAGTTCGTCGATGCCGTGCAGTTCGCGCCCCGGACCCGACCGGACCGCTACACGATCCTCGAACACCTGGCGATGTCGCCTACCGAGACGCGGGAGCGACTGGCAGACTACGCCGGTGCAATCCGCGACCACCTTGGCTGA
- a CDS encoding CDP-alcohol phosphatidyltransferase family protein, translated as MQSATTLAEPRPTVADFHRVNRGGGLFSESISQWLGAVFALVAQRLGLRPTALTIANLVLGLATSITVVALAGRVAAGDVPAWAVGLLALVGWQVAYCLDCADGQLARVTGQGSAAGARVDVLCDVAAQIALVAALSATAVAQEPSTPSWLVAVFAGTWMVNLVTSVMQAGPNAASMVTSTSLPVRLVKLVRDYGAVIFAAGLVLAFAPALVLWVMVAFTIVNGGFLLASIAFSARASLR; from the coding sequence GTGCAATCCGCGACCACCTTGGCTGAGCCCCGTCCCACCGTCGCCGACTTCCACCGGGTGAACCGGGGCGGCGGCCTGTTCAGCGAATCGATCAGCCAGTGGCTGGGCGCGGTCTTCGCGCTCGTCGCCCAGCGCCTCGGGCTGCGCCCGACCGCGCTGACCATCGCCAACCTGGTGCTCGGCCTGGCCACCTCGATCACCGTGGTCGCGCTCGCCGGGCGGGTCGCCGCCGGCGACGTGCCGGCCTGGGCGGTCGGCCTACTCGCGCTGGTCGGCTGGCAGGTGGCGTACTGCCTGGACTGCGCCGACGGTCAGCTCGCCCGGGTGACGGGGCAGGGCAGCGCGGCGGGCGCCCGCGTCGACGTGCTCTGCGACGTGGCCGCCCAGATCGCCCTGGTCGCCGCCCTGTCGGCGACGGCCGTGGCGCAGGAGCCGTCGACGCCGAGCTGGCTGGTCGCGGTCTTCGCCGGCACCTGGATGGTCAACCTGGTGACCTCCGTGATGCAGGCCGGCCCGAACGCCGCCAGCATGGTCACCTCGACCTCGCTGCCCGTACGCCTGGTGAAGCTGGTCCGCGACTACGGTGCGGTCATCTTCGCCGCCGGCCTGGTGCTGGCCTTCGCCCCCGCCCTCGTCCTCTGGGTGATGGTCGCGTTCACGATCGTCAACGGCGGTTTCCTGCTGGCCAGCATCGCCTTCTCCGCCCGCGCCTCCCTCCGCTAG